Proteins from one Mycobacterium sp. EPa45 genomic window:
- a CDS encoding Rv1355c family protein encodes MAVDETASYSATILHDGDPALDALRQDPGVEFIDHRAALAEDLRKLHPAPGPELLDEPTAWAHYPWRRTVVAILGPNGFRAVRTDRNRNLITSAEQRRLGTVRIAIAGLSVGHVIAHTLAAEGLCGTLRLADFDHLELSNLNRVPATILDIGLNKAVVTARRIAELDPYLRVEVMTSGVRAESLDEFLDDIDIVVEECDSLDMKVRIREAARNRRLPVLMATSDRGLIDVERFDLEPERPVMHGVLGAVDSAQLAALSQQDRIPYMLRHLDASRSSGRLTASLVEVGHSLSTWPQLAGEVTLGATIVAEAARRIGLGEPLASGQVRIDIGQALDAVAEPALGDPGQPETDAPPPEPGDYGDPVTAIAQAAVRAPSGGNAQPWEIDTDPEAVRIRIAPQYKSMMDVAFRGSAVAVGAATLNARIAAAHAGVLGPVEWTTGGSTLLEATLRLGDGGDTDLAGLYEPMLRRETNRRQGTPQPLRTETLDALHGWAAREGAGLHLLTERSDIDRAATVLANTDRLRFLTPRLHREMISEMRWPGDQPADSGIDVRGLELAPADFAVMEILRRPDVMRLLADWDAGEALGDDVADRVRATSALAVITTSGDQLVDYARGGSAAEAIWIVAQQHGLAVHPISPVFLHAVHRHELAELSPGFAPELVELKSQFSDLAGVQPGESLVLILRLAHAGPASTRSRRRPLSRPA; translated from the coding sequence ATGGCCGTTGACGAAACAGCGAGCTACTCCGCCACCATCCTGCACGACGGTGATCCGGCCCTCGATGCACTGCGCCAAGACCCCGGTGTGGAATTCATCGACCACCGCGCCGCGTTGGCAGAGGATCTCCGGAAGCTGCACCCGGCCCCCGGGCCCGAGCTGCTCGACGAACCCACCGCCTGGGCGCACTACCCCTGGCGCCGGACTGTCGTTGCCATCCTGGGGCCGAACGGGTTTCGTGCGGTCCGCACCGACCGCAACCGCAACCTGATCACCAGCGCCGAACAACGCCGCCTCGGCACCGTTCGCATCGCGATCGCCGGCCTCAGCGTCGGCCATGTCATCGCCCACACGCTTGCCGCTGAAGGTCTCTGCGGCACATTGCGACTCGCCGACTTCGACCATCTGGAGCTGTCGAATCTCAACCGGGTGCCGGCAACGATTCTCGACATCGGGCTCAACAAGGCCGTGGTGACGGCCCGGCGGATCGCGGAGCTGGATCCCTACCTGCGCGTGGAGGTGATGACCTCAGGCGTACGTGCGGAGTCACTCGACGAATTCCTCGACGACATCGACATCGTGGTCGAGGAGTGCGATTCGCTGGACATGAAGGTGCGGATCCGTGAGGCGGCCCGGAACCGGCGCCTGCCCGTACTCATGGCCACCAGCGATCGCGGGCTGATCGACGTCGAACGCTTCGACCTCGAACCGGAACGCCCGGTCATGCACGGCGTGCTCGGCGCCGTGGACTCGGCGCAGCTGGCAGCGTTGTCGCAGCAGGACCGCATCCCGTACATGCTGCGCCACCTCGACGCCAGCCGGTCGTCGGGACGGCTGACCGCATCGCTGGTCGAGGTCGGTCACTCCCTGTCGACGTGGCCGCAGCTGGCCGGCGAGGTCACGCTGGGTGCCACCATCGTCGCCGAGGCCGCCCGCCGTATCGGTCTGGGCGAACCGCTGGCATCCGGACAGGTGCGCATCGACATCGGCCAGGCACTCGACGCGGTCGCCGAACCCGCACTCGGCGACCCGGGACAGCCGGAAACCGACGCGCCGCCGCCGGAGCCCGGCGATTACGGTGACCCGGTGACCGCGATCGCCCAGGCCGCGGTCCGTGCCCCCTCTGGCGGTAACGCCCAGCCGTGGGAGATCGACACAGACCCCGAAGCGGTGCGGATCCGCATTGCGCCGCAATACAAGTCGATGATGGATGTTGCGTTCCGCGGCAGCGCGGTGGCCGTCGGTGCGGCGACACTCAATGCCAGGATCGCCGCCGCGCACGCCGGTGTTCTCGGCCCGGTCGAGTGGACGACCGGTGGCTCCACACTGCTCGAGGCGACGCTGAGGCTGGGCGACGGAGGTGACACCGACCTCGCCGGGCTGTACGAGCCGATGTTGCGTCGCGAAACCAATCGGCGCCAGGGCACTCCACAGCCGTTGCGCACCGAGACGCTCGATGCGCTGCACGGATGGGCGGCCCGCGAAGGCGCCGGGCTGCATCTGCTCACCGAGCGCAGCGACATCGACAGGGCAGCAACGGTTCTGGCGAACACCGACCGGCTCCGGTTCCTCACGCCTCGCCTGCACCGGGAGATGATCTCCGAGATGCGCTGGCCCGGTGATCAACCCGCCGACAGCGGGATCGACGTGCGCGGACTCGAACTCGCGCCGGCCGACTTCGCGGTGATGGAGATTCTGCGGCGCCCCGACGTGATGCGCCTGCTGGCGGACTGGGACGCCGGCGAAGCCCTCGGTGACGATGTCGCTGACCGCGTGCGGGCGACGTCGGCGCTGGCGGTGATCACGACGTCCGGGGACCAGCTGGTCGACTATGCCCGCGGCGGCTCGGCCGCCGAAGCGATATGGATCGTCGCCCAGCAACACGGCCTGGCGGTGCATCCCATCTCGCCGGTGTTCCTGCATGCCGTGCATCGCCATGAACTCGCTGAACTGTCACCGGGTTTCGCCCCTGAATTGGTCGAGCTCAAGTCACAGTTCAGCGATCTGGCCGGGGTCCAACCCGGTGAATCGCTGGTCCTCATTCTTCGCTTGGCGCACGCCGGGCCGGCGTCGACCCGCAGCCGGCGACGCCCGCTGTCCCGGCCCGCCTGA
- the ttfA gene encoding trehalose monomycolate transport factor TtfA: MVPFWFTLSALCFVGAAVLLYVDLGRRRGLGRRRKSWARSHGFDFEPESAEIIDRWKRGVMSTVGDVTARNVVLGQIRGEAVYIFDLEDVATVIALHRKVGTNVVMDLRLKGIAEPRESDVWLLGAIGPRMVYSTNLDAARRACDRRMVTFAHTAPDCAEIMWNEQNWTLVSMPISSTRAQWDEGLRTVRQFNDLLRVLPPTVQPALTQSAGRRNASPGRPLAPAGRRELPPGHVDAPPPLRPQQPRNSAPAGTQAPNYQR; the protein is encoded by the coding sequence ATGGTTCCGTTCTGGTTCACGCTGTCCGCGCTCTGCTTCGTGGGTGCGGCGGTGCTGTTGTACGTCGACCTCGGCCGTCGGCGTGGTCTGGGCCGCCGCCGTAAATCCTGGGCGCGGTCGCACGGGTTCGACTTCGAACCCGAGTCCGCCGAGATCATCGACCGCTGGAAGCGCGGCGTGATGTCCACCGTCGGCGATGTCACCGCCCGCAACGTCGTGCTCGGGCAGATCCGCGGCGAGGCGGTCTACATCTTCGACCTCGAAGACGTAGCCACCGTGATCGCGCTGCACCGCAAGGTCGGCACCAACGTCGTGATGGATCTGCGGCTCAAGGGCATCGCCGAGCCGCGGGAGAGCGACGTCTGGCTGCTGGGCGCCATCGGCCCGCGGATGGTCTATTCGACCAACCTCGACGCCGCCCGCCGGGCCTGCGATCGGCGGATGGTGACCTTCGCCCACACCGCGCCGGACTGCGCCGAGATCATGTGGAACGAGCAGAACTGGACGCTGGTCTCCATGCCGATCTCGTCCACCCGCGCCCAGTGGGACGAGGGCCTGCGCACCGTGCGCCAGTTCAACGACCTGCTGCGGGTGCTGCCCCCGACCGTGCAGCCGGCGCTCACCCAGTCCGCCGGCCGTCGCAACGCCTCCCCGGGTCGCCCGCTCGCACCCGCGGGCCGTCGCGAGCTGCCGCCGGGTCACGTCGACGCTCCGCCGCCGCTGCGCCCGCAGCAGCCGCGCAATTCCGCCCCGGCCGGCACACAGGCTCCCAACTACCAGCGCTGA
- a CDS encoding RNA methyltransferase, with amino-acid sequence MTDAGPTEWSTGAPGVGPWVGDLPDDPRYDADLLRQGDTRNVVDAYRYWTREAIIADIDRRRHALHIAIENFGNDANIGAVVRTANAFAVDTVHIVGRRRWNRRGAMVTDRYQRLTHHESTEDLLAFAARAGLTVVAVDNIPGAVPLETTALPRNCVLVFGQEGPGISEAARTGAAVTVSIAQFGSTRSINAAVAAGIAMHAWIRQWADLTQAW; translated from the coding sequence GTGACTGACGCCGGTCCCACCGAGTGGAGCACCGGCGCCCCCGGCGTCGGACCCTGGGTGGGGGACCTGCCCGACGATCCCCGCTACGACGCAGACCTGTTGCGCCAGGGCGACACTCGCAACGTCGTCGACGCCTACCGCTATTGGACGCGGGAGGCGATCATCGCCGACATCGACCGGCGCAGGCACGCACTGCACATCGCGATCGAGAACTTCGGCAACGACGCCAACATCGGCGCGGTGGTCCGCACCGCCAATGCCTTCGCCGTCGACACCGTGCACATCGTCGGGCGGCGGCGGTGGAATCGGCGCGGTGCCATGGTCACCGACCGCTACCAGCGGCTGACCCATCACGAGAGCACCGAGGACCTGCTGGCCTTCGCCGCGAGGGCCGGACTGACCGTCGTCGCCGTCGACAACATTCCGGGCGCGGTGCCGCTGGAAACCACCGCGCTGCCGCGGAATTGCGTGCTGGTGTTCGGCCAAGAGGGGCCGGGCATCTCGGAGGCCGCCCGGACGGGCGCGGCCGTCACGGTGTCGATCGCGCAATTCGGCTCGACGCGCAGCATCAACGCCGCCGTCGCCGCCGGCATCGCGATGCACGCCTGGATCAGGCAATGGGCCGATCTGACCCAAGCCTGGTAG
- the nhaA gene encoding Na+/H+ antiporter NhaA — MRGSRLGRDPTAKRFGENAAAALLLTFTLVAILWANSPWAHTYSEFWETHVGLSFGNMHGELTVKELVNDALMAFFFFIVGLEVKAQFTIGELTERSRALVPVVAAVAGLTLPALIFVLFNPTGEDASAWGVVISTDTAFLVGALAIIAPKYPARLRTFLLTLAVVDDVGALAAIALFYSERIRVVPLVVAVVIVAALIGVRYLPAAIRGAAYSLLAVALWLALFAGGVHPTLAGVVVALVIPVFTPERQRVEAAVDVIRAFRQSPNSEYARAATRSLRDSISINERLVTGFGPYVSFGVLPLFALANAGVRLDADTVLAAIHSPLTWGVVAGLVLGKLVGITGATWIVQRTGLGRLSPGLTLRRIAGGAALSGIGFTISLFIVDLAITDPRSADLARCGVLAASVIAFTLGWAVFRLTDKLSPPVPVGLKLVRDVDPDRDHIRGRADAPLTLVEYGDFECPFCSRATGSIDEVRAYFGDELRYVWRHLPLERVHPRAVDAARASEAAALQGKFFDLAVMMFEFQDYLEWQHIYRYADQVGCDIAQFDDDLHSSRVLHRVDDDAQDAELMDLNATPTFFVNGVRHRGPWDAASLIRALEAGRPDS, encoded by the coding sequence GTGAGAGGCAGCAGGCTGGGGCGTGACCCGACCGCGAAACGCTTTGGTGAGAACGCCGCCGCGGCATTACTGCTGACGTTCACGCTGGTGGCCATCCTGTGGGCGAATTCACCCTGGGCGCATACCTATTCCGAGTTCTGGGAAACGCACGTCGGGTTGAGCTTCGGAAACATGCATGGCGAGTTGACGGTGAAGGAGCTCGTCAACGACGCGCTGATGGCGTTCTTCTTCTTCATCGTCGGCCTGGAGGTCAAGGCACAGTTCACCATCGGCGAACTCACCGAGCGTTCCCGCGCTCTGGTCCCGGTGGTCGCCGCGGTCGCCGGGCTGACGCTGCCCGCGTTGATCTTCGTGCTGTTCAACCCAACCGGTGAAGACGCCAGCGCGTGGGGTGTGGTCATCTCCACCGACACCGCGTTCCTGGTCGGGGCGCTTGCCATCATCGCGCCGAAATACCCGGCGCGCCTGCGGACCTTCCTGCTGACCTTGGCCGTCGTCGACGACGTGGGCGCACTGGCCGCGATCGCGCTGTTCTACTCCGAACGGATCCGGGTCGTCCCGCTGGTGGTCGCCGTGGTGATCGTCGCCGCGCTGATCGGGGTGCGCTACCTGCCCGCCGCGATCCGCGGGGCCGCGTATTCGCTTCTGGCCGTTGCCCTGTGGCTGGCGTTGTTCGCCGGCGGGGTTCACCCCACCCTCGCCGGTGTGGTGGTGGCGCTGGTGATACCGGTGTTCACCCCCGAGCGCCAGCGGGTGGAGGCGGCCGTCGACGTCATCCGGGCATTCCGTCAGTCGCCGAATTCGGAGTACGCCCGAGCCGCCACCCGCAGCCTGCGCGACTCGATATCGATCAACGAGCGGCTGGTGACCGGGTTCGGGCCGTACGTTTCTTTCGGGGTGCTGCCGTTGTTCGCATTGGCGAACGCCGGTGTGCGGCTGGACGCCGACACGGTGCTGGCGGCGATCCATTCACCGCTGACCTGGGGTGTGGTGGCGGGCCTGGTGTTGGGCAAGTTGGTCGGCATCACCGGGGCCACCTGGATCGTGCAGCGCACCGGGCTGGGCCGGCTTTCTCCGGGATTGACGTTGCGGCGGATCGCCGGTGGCGCGGCCCTGTCCGGTATCGGATTCACGATCTCGCTGTTCATCGTCGACCTGGCGATCACGGATCCGCGTTCGGCCGACCTGGCCCGGTGTGGCGTGCTGGCCGCGTCGGTGATCGCATTCACGTTGGGGTGGGCGGTCTTCCGGCTCACCGACAAGCTCAGCCCGCCGGTCCCGGTCGGCCTGAAGCTGGTGCGCGACGTCGATCCGGACCGCGACCACATCCGAGGCCGGGCCGACGCGCCGCTGACGCTGGTGGAGTACGGCGACTTCGAGTGCCCGTTCTGCAGTCGCGCCACCGGATCGATCGACGAAGTCCGCGCGTACTTCGGTGACGAATTGCGCTACGTGTGGCGGCATCTGCCGCTGGAGCGGGTACACCCGCGGGCCGTGGACGCCGCCCGGGCCAGTGAGGCCGCGGCCCTGCAGGGCAAGTTCTTCGACCTAGCGGTGATGATGTTCGAGTTCCAGGACTACCTGGAATGGCAGCACATCTATCGTTATGCCGACCAAGTTGGTTGTGACATAGCTCAATTCGACGACGATCTACATTCCTCGCGGGTGCTGCACCGGGTGGACGACGACGCCCAGGATGCCGAGTTGATGGACCTCAACGCGACACCGACGTTCTTCGTCAACGGTGTTCGGCATCGCGGGCCGTGGGATGCGGCCAGCCTCATCCGTGCTCTGGAAGCGGGCCGGCCGGATAGTTAG
- the pyrE gene encoding orotate phosphoribosyltransferase, with product MVAPELNATERAELAELVRRLSVVFGRVTLSSGKEADYYVDLRRATLHHRAAPLIGRLVRELTADWDYAAVGGLTMGADPVASAVMHAPGRPIDAFVVRKAVKSHGMQRLIEGAEVSGKRVLVVEDTSTTGGSALTAVNSVREAGGTVVGVATVVDRATGAAEAIEAEGIPYRSVLGLADLGLPNP from the coding sequence GTGGTCGCACCTGAACTCAACGCCACTGAACGCGCCGAACTCGCCGAGCTGGTGCGCCGGCTGTCGGTGGTATTCGGCCGCGTCACCCTGTCTTCGGGCAAAGAGGCCGACTACTACGTCGACTTGCGCCGGGCTACGCTGCATCACCGGGCCGCCCCGCTGATCGGCAGGCTGGTGCGTGAGCTGACCGCGGATTGGGACTACGCCGCCGTCGGCGGGCTGACCATGGGCGCCGACCCGGTGGCCAGCGCGGTCATGCACGCACCAGGCCGTCCCATCGATGCATTCGTGGTGCGCAAGGCAGTGAAAAGCCATGGGATGCAACGACTCATCGAAGGCGCCGAGGTGTCCGGCAAGCGGGTGCTGGTGGTCGAGGACACCAGCACCACCGGTGGCTCGGCGCTGACCGCCGTGAACTCGGTGCGTGAGGCGGGCGGGACCGTCGTGGGTGTCGCGACGGTCGTGGACCGCGCCACCGGGGCGGCCGAGGCGATCGAGGCCGAAGGGATTCCATACCGTAGCGTGCTGGGTCTGGCCGACCTGGGTCTGCCGAATCCCTGA
- a CDS encoding glycoside hydrolase family 76 protein: protein MDQLWANRAASAEAAIATRHLRRLWQLPGTQLGVVGWPSTRRDRWFGTWHYWWQAHLLDCLVDAQLRDPQPDRLGRIKRQIRGHRLRNNGRWTNSYYDDMAWLALALERAERVAGAGRSRALKTALKTLSDQFVTAWVPEDGGGIPWRKQDQFFNAPANGPAGIFLSRYEDRLRRAQQMADWIDETLIDPETHLVFDGIRAGSLVRAQYTYCQGVVLGLETELAARTHDDRHPVRVRRLVAAIAEHMAPSGILNGSGGGDGGLFAGITARYLALAATVLPGDSAEDVGARDTARGIVLTSAQAAWDNRQSVDGLPLFGPSWGSIAEVPAAGGAEARFVEGAVNSSQTPERDLSVQLSGWMLMEAAHTVTA from the coding sequence ATGGACCAGCTGTGGGCGAACCGCGCTGCCAGCGCCGAGGCTGCGATCGCGACGCGACACCTGCGCCGGCTCTGGCAGCTACCCGGGACGCAGCTCGGCGTCGTCGGCTGGCCGTCCACCCGGCGCGACCGGTGGTTCGGCACATGGCATTACTGGTGGCAGGCCCATCTTCTCGACTGCCTGGTCGACGCGCAGCTGCGCGACCCGCAGCCCGACCGGCTGGGCAGGATCAAGCGGCAGATCCGCGGGCACCGGCTGCGCAACAACGGACGCTGGACCAACAGCTACTACGACGACATGGCCTGGCTGGCCCTGGCGCTCGAGCGCGCCGAGCGGGTGGCCGGCGCCGGCCGTTCCCGTGCCCTGAAGACTGCCCTGAAGACATTGAGCGACCAGTTCGTCACGGCCTGGGTCCCCGAGGACGGCGGCGGAATCCCCTGGCGCAAGCAGGATCAGTTCTTCAACGCTCCGGCCAACGGACCGGCCGGGATCTTCCTGAGCCGCTACGAGGATCGGTTGCGGCGGGCCCAGCAGATGGCCGACTGGATCGACGAGACGTTGATCGACCCGGAAACCCACCTGGTGTTCGACGGCATCCGGGCCGGATCGCTGGTGCGCGCCCAGTACACCTACTGCCAAGGCGTCGTGCTGGGGCTGGAGACCGAGCTGGCCGCGCGCACCCATGATGACCGGCACCCGGTACGGGTGCGGCGGCTGGTGGCCGCGATCGCTGAGCACATGGCGCCGAGCGGAATCCTCAACGGGTCCGGCGGCGGAGACGGCGGGCTGTTCGCCGGGATCACCGCCCGGTACCTTGCGTTGGCGGCGACCGTCCTGCCTGGTGACTCAGCGGAGGACGTCGGCGCCCGCGACACCGCCCGCGGCATCGTGCTGACCTCGGCGCAGGCGGCGTGGGACAACCGCCAAAGTGTCGACGGTCTGCCGTTGTTCGGCCCCTCGTGGGGCAGCATCGCCGAGGTCCCCGCCGCCGGTGGCGCCGAGGCACGATTCGTCGAGGGCGCGGTGAATTCCTCGCAGACGCCCGAACGGGATCTGTCTGTGCAGCTGTCGGGTTGGATGTTGATGGAGGCGGCACATACGGTGACAGCGTGA
- a CDS encoding bifunctional diguanylate cyclase/phosphodiesterase, with protein sequence MTTPSETGTADSLENLVTHVATQLMAVDAATSAKVSQEVLGELVRSFGVDVSFLRYNDHSVRATRLIAEWPVRPFIPDPDPLGVVYFADADPVFAAAEHAKEPVFFRPDPIPEDDYQRLVEEGTGMALTSMASVPLLSGDTTTGCIGFIKFGIKDWTPEELNALKAIASLFAQVQARVVAEDQLRYLAEHDDLTGLHNRRALLAHLDERLRAGQPGPVSVLFLDLDRLKAINDYLGHHAGDWFIQAFAERLREETGEGDVIARLGGDEFVIVPAGPVDAEAAEALAHRLQEALRDRVTIGGEMLTRTVSAGVALGVPGRDTTSDLLRRADQAVLNAKNAGGNKIAVFTDEMSLKSEFRNDIELHLQNVIDTGSLILHYLPEVDMRTGEILATEALVRWQHPTRGLLLPDSFIHVAESINLAGELGRWVMRAACEEFSRWQASGIGRNAIIRINVSPVQLVADGFVESVADTIAEFGLDGQSVCLEITESVVVQDIETTRITLAGLKEVGVRIAIDDFGTGYSVLTHLKSLPVDTLKIDKGFVLELGTNPEDLAIVRAIIALAEAFNLELVAEGVESPTAAMTLLQHGCHRAQGFLLSRPIPSDAMAKLLAKGVIPVDFSVPSRN encoded by the coding sequence ATGACCACACCTTCCGAGACCGGGACTGCTGACAGCCTGGAGAATCTCGTCACGCATGTCGCGACGCAGCTGATGGCTGTCGATGCCGCAACGTCGGCAAAGGTCTCGCAAGAGGTTCTCGGGGAGCTGGTCCGGTCATTCGGTGTGGACGTGAGCTTCCTGCGCTACAACGACCACAGCGTCCGCGCGACAAGACTGATCGCCGAATGGCCGGTGCGGCCGTTCATCCCCGACCCCGACCCCTTGGGCGTCGTTTACTTCGCCGATGCCGACCCGGTCTTCGCTGCCGCCGAGCATGCCAAGGAGCCGGTCTTCTTCCGTCCCGACCCGATTCCCGAGGACGATTACCAGCGCCTCGTCGAAGAGGGCACGGGCATGGCGCTGACCTCGATGGCCTCGGTCCCGCTGCTGTCCGGCGACACGACGACCGGGTGCATCGGTTTCATCAAGTTCGGCATCAAGGACTGGACGCCCGAGGAACTCAACGCGCTCAAGGCGATCGCATCGTTGTTCGCTCAGGTGCAGGCGCGGGTGGTCGCCGAGGATCAGCTGCGCTACCTCGCCGAGCATGACGACCTGACCGGACTGCACAACCGCCGCGCGCTGCTGGCCCACCTCGACGAGCGGCTGCGAGCCGGTCAGCCGGGTCCGGTCTCGGTCCTGTTCCTCGACCTCGACCGGCTCAAGGCCATCAATGACTATCTGGGCCACCACGCCGGCGACTGGTTCATCCAGGCGTTCGCCGAGCGATTGCGTGAGGAGACCGGGGAAGGCGACGTGATCGCCCGCCTCGGCGGCGACGAGTTCGTGATTGTGCCGGCCGGTCCGGTCGACGCCGAAGCCGCCGAGGCGCTCGCCCACCGGCTGCAGGAGGCGCTGCGCGACCGGGTGACGATCGGCGGTGAGATGCTCACCCGCACAGTCAGCGCCGGTGTCGCCCTGGGTGTTCCGGGCCGGGACACCACGTCGGATCTCCTGCGCCGTGCCGACCAGGCGGTGCTCAATGCCAAGAACGCAGGCGGGAACAAGATCGCGGTGTTCACCGACGAGATGTCGCTGAAGAGCGAGTTCCGCAACGACATCGAGCTGCACCTGCAGAACGTGATCGATACCGGCTCGTTGATCCTGCACTATCTGCCCGAGGTCGACATGCGCACCGGCGAGATCCTGGCGACCGAGGCACTGGTGCGCTGGCAGCACCCGACGCGCGGCCTGCTGCTGCCGGACTCGTTCATCCATGTCGCCGAATCCATCAACCTGGCAGGCGAATTGGGGCGCTGGGTGATGCGTGCCGCCTGCGAGGAGTTCAGCCGCTGGCAGGCCAGCGGCATCGGCAGGAATGCCATCATCCGGATCAACGTCTCACCCGTGCAGCTCGTCGCAGACGGCTTCGTCGAGTCGGTTGCCGACACGATCGCCGAGTTCGGTCTCGACGGTCAATCGGTGTGCCTGGAAATCACCGAAAGCGTTGTGGTGCAAGACATCGAAACCACCCGCATCACCTTGGCCGGACTCAAGGAGGTCGGTGTACGGATCGCCATCGACGACTTCGGCACCGGCTACAGCGTGCTCACCCATCTCAAGTCGCTTCCGGTGGACACCCTCAAGATCGACAAGGGCTTCGTCCTCGAGTTGGGCACCAATCCCGAAGACCTGGCGATCGTGCGCGCCATCATCGCGCTGGCCGAGGCATTCAACCTCGAGCTCGTCGCCGAGGGAGTGGAGTCACCGACCGCGGCGATGACGCTGCTGCAGCACGGTTGTCATCGCGCTCAGGGCTTCCTGCTGTCCCGTCCCATCCCCAGCGACGCCATGGCCAAACTGCTCGCCAAAGGCGTTATCCCGGTAGACTTTTCAGTGCCGAGCAGGAACTGA
- a CDS encoding class I SAM-dependent methyltransferase — MVMAPFDKITNTYTGAHAWMYETVVAPAVYESRHAVDDHFLPHLPQNGYVLDVGCGGGLFTKYLADKRPDLRIVAIDLAQPQIDRVRKRMAAYTDRVTFQIGDATNLDFPDETFDGVLSYGSIKHWTDQSRGIGECIRVLKRGGPLLVTEADRSATFEDAERFITFYKAPRFLDRVNLAIFRTWIAGRAIDLDDGRALADRPDLVDVNVSRIPGSPIMMIAGRRAP, encoded by the coding sequence ATGGTCATGGCACCGTTCGACAAGATCACCAACACCTACACCGGTGCGCACGCCTGGATGTACGAGACAGTGGTCGCGCCCGCCGTCTACGAATCGCGGCATGCCGTCGACGATCACTTCCTGCCGCACCTCCCCCAGAACGGCTATGTGCTGGACGTGGGTTGCGGCGGCGGACTGTTCACCAAATACCTCGCCGACAAGCGTCCCGATCTCCGCATCGTTGCCATCGACCTCGCCCAGCCGCAGATCGATCGCGTCCGCAAGCGGATGGCCGCCTACACCGACCGCGTCACTTTTCAGATCGGCGACGCCACCAATCTGGATTTCCCCGACGAGACCTTCGACGGTGTCCTCAGCTACGGCTCGATCAAGCACTGGACTGATCAGAGCCGCGGCATCGGTGAATGCATCCGAGTGCTCAAGCGCGGCGGACCGCTTCTGGTGACCGAGGCGGACCGCAGCGCCACCTTCGAAGACGCCGAACGGTTCATCACGTTCTACAAGGCGCCGCGATTCCTCGACCGGGTCAACCTCGCGATCTTCCGGACCTGGATCGCCGGGCGCGCGATCGACCTCGACGACGGCCGGGCGCTGGCCGACCGGCCCGATCTGGTGGACGTCAACGTGAGCCGGATACCCGGCTCGCCGATCATGATGATCGCCGGCCGACGCGCACCCTAA